The following coding sequences are from one Penaeus monodon isolate SGIC_2016 chromosome 21, NSTDA_Pmon_1, whole genome shotgun sequence window:
- the LOC119586664 gene encoding mitochondrial amidoxime-reducing component 1-like: MWGKDVKGVDCGDEVAEWLTRVLFDGETRVRLMYKGDVMEERPANPPQYFTFPQFQETDRMYYADTCAYLVATTSSLQDLNARLQEPVPMSCFRPNLVIQCDTPFDEDDWAFLKIGEVVMRRLKPCER, translated from the exons ATGTGGGGAAAGGATGTAAAAGGAGTTGACTGTGGAGACGAGGTGGCAGAGTGGCTAACGCGTGTCCTCTTCGACGGCGAAACGAGAGTTCGACTAATGTACAAAGGGGACGTGATGGAGGAGAGACCTGCTAATCCGCCACAGTACTTCACCTTTCCACAGTTTCAAGAGACAGATCGG ATGTATTACGCCGACACCTGCGCTTACCTCGTAGCCACAACCTCTTCGTTGCAAGACCTGAACGCGCGCTTGCAAGAGCCCGTCCCGATGAGCTGCTTTCGTCCCAACCTTGTGATCCAGTGCGATACGCCCTTCGATGAGGATGATTGGGCCTTCCTCAAAATCGGGGAGGTCGTGATGAGGAGACTTAAGCCTTGTGAGAGGTGA